Proteins from one Cicer arietinum cultivar CDC Frontier isolate Library 1 chromosome 3, Cicar.CDCFrontier_v2.0, whole genome shotgun sequence genomic window:
- the LOC101509260 gene encoding uncharacterized protein produces MKKKCTTATMEHTVAKHGSVRNLLIRLLISGVFILAIRFAYLIAIAGESCNVAGFCFFSLPDTLSLAITGSDPLSVEYSSGGTRGNSSRSEHYTSKSWLNSVRFYSSVFHDLIADGYLSTESKSLCIETPTGGNVFALREIGVRYAVGISRKSVKPLVKSGSGERIPFGDGAFDFVFSGEGSFARSAKPAVVAAEIARTLKYGGFAVFHFTNPKDTYSFNSFLDLFHCFKVVKLHVLEGFDSSIPYIHETVLKNECLDYGASKFDNDYYSNGKCYVPGYKKDLVRIAEPLIEKEPLKPWITLKRNIMNIKYLSSMVDISFKDRYLYVDVGARSYGSSIGSWFRKQYPKQNKTFHVYAIEADKTFHKEYGLKKGITLLPYAAWVKNETLAFEIHRDPGEHVEVKGRGMGRIQPLQVSGKEFNGEVEKIQGFDFANWLKNTVSRNDFVVMKMDVEGTEFDLIPRLFKTGAICLIDEIFLECHYNRWQRCCPGQRSSKYEKTYDQCLDLFNSLRQSGILVHQWW; encoded by the coding sequence CCATCCGTTTTGCTTACCTTATTGCCATTGCCGGCGAGTCGTGCAACGTCGCCGGTTTCTGCTTCTTCTCATTGCCGGATACTCTTAGTCTTGCTATCACCGGAAGTGATCCACTCTCCGTTGAGTATTCTTCCGGCGGCACCCGTGGAAATTCGTCGCGATCGGAGCATTATACTAGCAAGAGCTGGCTTAACAGTGTTCGTTTCTACTCGTCGGTTTTTCATGACTTGATCGCCGACGGTTACCTCTCGACGGAGTCGAAGTCGCTTTGTATTGAAACGCCGACCGGAGGCAACGTCTTCGCGCTGAGGGAAATCGGCGTCCGATACGCTGTCGGAATATCGAGGAAGTCAGTGAAGCCGCTTGTGAAGTCCGGAAGCGGTGAGCGGATTCCGTTTGGCGACGGCGCTTTTGATTTTGTGTTCTCCGGTGAAGGATCATTTGCGAGGTCGGCGAAACCGGCGGTTGTCGCGGCGGAGATTGCTCGGACGCTGAAATATGGAGGATTTGCGGTTTTCCATTTCACAAACCCTAAAGATACGTATAGTTTCAATTCATTCCTTGATTTGTTTCATTGTTTCAAAGTAGTGAAGTTGCATGTGTTAGAAGGGTTTGATTCTTCAATTCCTTATATACATGAAACTGTTTTGAAAAATGAGTGTCTTGATTATGGTGCTAGTAAATTTGATAATGATTATTATTCAAATGGAAAATGCTATGTTCCTGGGTATAAGAAAGATTTGGTTAGGATTGCTGAGCCTTTGATTGAAAAGGAACCATTGAAACCTTGGATTACTTTGAAAAGGAATATAATGAATATAAAGTATCTTTCATCAATGGTTGATATAAGCTTCAAAGATAGGTATTTATATGTTGATGTTGGAGCTAGAAGCTATGGTTCTAGCATAGGATCATGGTTTAGGAAACAATATCCTAAGCAGAATAAGACATTTCACGTTTATGCAATTGAAGCTGATAAAACTTTTCATAAGGAGTATGGGTTGAAGAAAGGGATTACTTTGCTTCCTTATGCGGCTTGGGTGAAGAATGAGACTTTAGCTTTTGAGATTCATCGCGATCCCGGGGAACATGTTGAGGTTAAAGGTAGGGGGATGGGTAGGATTCAACCTTTGCAGGTGTCAGGGAAGGAGTTTAATGGGGAGGTGGAGAAGATACAGGGATTTGATTTTGCCAATTGGTTGAAGAACACGGTTTCGAGGAATGATTTTGTTGTGATGAAAATGGATGTAGAGGGTACGGAATTTGATCTGATTCCGAGGTTGTTCAAAACTGGGGCGATCTGTTTGATAGATGAGATTTTCCTTGAATGCCATTACAATAGGTGGCAGAGATGTTGCCCTGGACAGAGGAGTTCAAAGTATGAGAAAACATATGACCAGTGTTTGGATCTCTTCAATTCTCTTAGACAAAGCGGAATTCTTGTTCATCAATGGTGGTGA